A window of Aptenodytes patagonicus chromosome 1, bAptPat1.pri.cur, whole genome shotgun sequence genomic DNA:
CTTGCTGACatgctcttcttccttccctcctctcccaaaCACTCCCCCAGCATGAACTGTACTACTTGATCTCGCAATATCAGCTTACTAGAGTGGGAATAGGGAAAGTCAGGGTTGGAGCAGAATGTGTGCTCAGTAAGGGTTCTTACTTTCTGCACCCAGACAGTCACATCAACGCACTTATTTTGTAATCAGTTCTTGCTTAAGCAGAGTCTagaggaaataaatagaaatgccCCACCAGAAAAAGCTGTTCTCTCATTACACGAGCTATGCCAGCTGCAAGCGAGATCATGCCAGATCTCAAAGGGTGCTGGACCATAACCTGGCTCAGAGAGCTCCAGGATACTCACCGATTTACCCCAAAGGCAGACAAATGTTGGGATTTGGCACAGTATGCGGAAGCTCTTGTGCTTCTGTGGGATACTAAACAGGACTATTGCTCCACTAGCCAGGAAAGAGCCAGCAGATGAGACTCTCAGTACCTGATGTCCTCCCTGCTTTCAGGATTGCAGGAGGAAGGAATTCCACACCAGTAAACTGCTACTGGGGCTGAAAGAACGGGCAATGTAGTAGTTGATgcaggcaaaagaaaataaaaatagagcagTCTGTGTTGCAGTGCATGAGGGAAATATCTGCATTGCTGCTAGTGGCTACACTAGAGGCTACAGTTCCCTTACGTGCCTGGATGAATCCACTTCTGAGAAAGGATCAGGCCTCCAAAGAAGGGCTCTTTTGCCTGTTTCAGTTAAATAATCATGATGCAAAACAGATGATGCATAATCAAATCTTTAACAGAAAAATGGGTCATGTTATCATATAAGTAAATATTTATCGGATGATGGAGGCTCCTGCTATCCAGAGATGAGATACCAAGAAGGCAGGGGGAAGAAAGTTAAAGGAGCTCCTGATATTTGGGACAGCTGAAAGGGAACTATTGGAAAAGCAAGTACAGCCAGCCAGGCTTCAAACATAGATTCAACATCTAATTTCTActcctgttctgtttttctcaggcAGCCCCACAGCATGCTCTTCTCCCAAAAGACAGAgatgtttaaagataaaaaataaaaaagagagtgTAAAAAATATATTAGGAAGctaaaaactcattaaaaagtTCATCCACATATTCATAAGCTTGGAAAGTGGGGGGGTAGTTTGATCagttttaaaaaaccaaaaatgtcaAAAGCTCTGTCAAGAGATGATTTCCTACCTTTCGGAAACCTGATGTCTTGTTTATCCCAGAGCCATGAATGAGCAGGGGATGGAAGAACACCGTGTCTCCCTTCTCCATGACAAGGTGAACCCTGGGACTCTTCTCATCCTCATCAAGCAGCCCATGGAAAAGTTTGTTGGCTTTACCCTAGAAAAAAAGGCTGAGTTGAAATCATTCGGTTAAAATTAGAGGAGGTGCCAATTCTCAGTGCAAGGGACAGCAGGGACAGGTACTGATCTGCTTTCCTCTGGGCAGCGTATTCGGTATGCCCAACTAAGAGCCTGCCCACTTGCCTAAAAGTCTTCCTACTTCAAGCCTGAGGTAcagcaaaatactttttctattttctgaagcTGGATTCAGACAATTAAGAACACTTCTCGGCTGGAGAGAACAGAGAAGAGCGCTGGGGAATCCCACAAGTGCGGCCCGATGCCACAGCTGGGGTCCAGCCTTCTGCTCCCAGTATAACCCTCACCAATGCCAGGCCAGGTCAGGAAACATCCATTCTTAAGAAGAAGATACTGCTTGATATTTAATTGCATCCAGTTGTTTACTATCCAATTTCTCCTCTTCAGGACAGTACACATCCTCACCAGGCAGGAACAAAttcacaggaggagaaagagtCCTCAGACCGGGCAAGGGCAGTGGAAAATGGTTGTATGTGTTTATGCCGTTATGCCACGATGTGCTGGACAATTTCTAGGTGAAGGTGGGAATAGAGGCAAATCTACCCAGGTTACATGGAGTGAGGCCAACCAAGCAACTCTCTCCCAGAGCAACAAGTCAGTGtttgctgtgctggttttggctgggatagagttagttttcttcatagtagctaggatggggctatgttttggatttgtgctagaaacagtgttgataacacagggatgtttttgttactgctgagcagtgctgacacacagtcaaggcctttgaCACAAGCGAGCGGcttgtggtgcttagttgccggctggggttaaaccacgacagtttgcATAAACAGAAAAACCATCGCTGAAAACCTCAGCTTTGACCCGCGCATCATCCCTCCACGGTGAGCTCTCCCCAGCCAAAATGTGGTCCCCACACGCACGCCCTCCCCAACCCCCAGTGCTGCTCTACCTCCCACTTTGGATAGCCGTGAGGCTTCAGGGGCTCCTTGTGTGTCCCTGGCTGCACGACCAGGCAGCCGTTGTCCTGGTCAGCCCTCTCCATGGCGGTCCAGGAGCACACGATGCGGTCCGCAGGCCGGAAGGGGAAATAGTGCAAGTCCTGATGCATGGGGTGGAGAAAAGTCTGTTTATCTGCAACACAGGTTCAAAACCTTCAACCTCATCAAACGTGACACAGCCTTTTCCTTCCCACTAAACCATTGCAGTTGTTGTAACGTGTCCTAAGAAGCTGCTGCTTGCCACTGGAGAGACTTTGTGTACTCAGCGTCTGCTCCAGCCCACCACTGACTTGGAAGCCAAATGGGTTAGCTTATACCCCATCCCAAGATGGACCAAGACCACAGTGGTGGCTCTCGGGTCAGCAATGGCACGGGGACACAGCGAATGTCAGGAGGCTGCCTGGCTGTGCAGTCCCTCATAAGACTCCTGTTACTGACCTTCACCACCAACAACCCCCTGCCAAGTTTTCACCATTCACTTTGGCTGCTCTCCAGTCTCGTGAACTTTAACCAGCACAGTGTTGCACAAACCCTTCCCAGTACAAAGACTTTCAAACAGCCGTGCTGTCGGTAGTCACTTGATCTATCGCTGTGTTGCAAGCAGAATCAACCCTGTCTGTGCTGCACCCAACACATGTCTATTtagccttcatttaaaaaaaaaaaaaaaaaaaatctcaatttatGGACTGCAGCCTCCCCAGACAGTCTACCCAGCACTCTACTAGACTTTGCCCTAGAGGCTTTTTTCCatgaagtctaaaaaaaaataaatatttctgaagttttgtttgttACTTCTTTTCCCACTATGGACATGGAAACACATAATCCACACCAAAACAGccttttatatattatttatatatttattttgccaTTGAGTTTGCTCGTCAAATAGATATAGTTAGGATGTTTCCACTTGGGTCATTTGCCATATTATTTAGATTTTGGGCAGCCTCGAATACTCTCCTGAGATCTGCACCTCTCCTAAAGTACTCCTCAAAGATACTGAATGGAGACCTTGCAAATATGGAGCAGCTTCCCATTTCTTGTCcgttattgttttgtttttactttaaaaatgtatggtCTTCTCTTGAATTTCCAAACCAAAATGACACAACTTTCTGTGGAGTATTTAAGATGACCAGTGGAGATGACTTGCATTTTAATAACTCAATGTACTATGTATCTGCTCAGAAGCTGCACACCTGAGAACAAGAAACATAGCTCAGGTCTCAACTTCGCTAAACCCAAACAGCTTATGCAGAGTCAAAGCTACTTTGAAAAACTGTAATATGGTTAGTCCAGttgtcttcctctctccctgcccaTCACCCTTGTATAAATTATGATCTCAAtttccagcagcaggagccaaAGCCAGGCTTCAAAAACCTTCTTTTGGCACCTATTCAAGTATCTTCATATCAAAGCGCTGAGCATGCAACAACTGTCAGTGAGGTCAGGAGTGTATAAACTCCAAGCAAAGGATGATCTCTGTACTTATTGCCTTTTACCGAGGTCCACAGAAGCACTAATTTTCAACACATTTGAAAAGTCAAGCTTGAAAAGCATGTCATGTTTTAAACCCTGGGCCTTTATGCAAGTGCagctggctgaacagggagctcgcTTGCCCATTTTGAACGCGTAAGTGGTGCAGCCAAGACAACCACCATCTTTAGCAAACAAACATCCACTGAACATTGAAAGACGAGAAACGTTACCTCATTAAGCCaaggttaaaagaaaaactattgCCAGAGTGGCCTCGtaaattttcaaagttatttggttttaatttgtctcatttttttcaaacagcttttctAAAACACTAAGTTCAATTTTGGCCAGATAGACAGCACACACACCACAATTTCTCTATTTTCCTCTTATCCAAGTTTTCCTTACCAGTATCTGGAAGTTTATTTATCAGCATGGTGTGCATTGCCATGATATCTGGCCCTGTGAAACACTCAACATATTTGAGGAcctacagggaagaaaaaattagaaaaaaatattagaaacatgAAAGACAAGAGGAAAGATTGCTGAGGAAGCACTGGGACCTGGATGTTTGGCTGAGGACTAGGGTACAGGAGGAGAaggttgggatggagggatgcaggacagGAGGCAGGATCCGGCATGGCACACAAACGGGCATGGTGGTAGGAGGCCCAGGTGGAAGATGGCGCACCAGGCTGCTAGGTGGGGTTGAAAAGATGGGGAGGGTCATAATTCCACAAAGCTATGGCTGTCTGCCACAACATGAATATTGGCTACAAAGCTGGACCTGCCCAGAGAGCGGATGCTTTGCCTGGATAAAAGACATTCAGAAAACGTTGCTGATCTGTCCTACTAGCCTGGCATGGTTTGGGCTAGTCACATTCCTGACTGGCTTCGCACCACAGGAGTGGGGGAGCACTGCTTCAAGTCTTCTGCCCCGACCACCATCCATCCCGTGTTCATGCAGAACACTCTTAAAAGATGGCTTGATATTCCTTCCTTGCATATGTACCTATGGGAGTGACATACAGGGGCTCTAAGGAATAAAGGATATAGTTTTAGCGGAACCAAAAAAGAGCTTCTTCACATAGGCATTAAAACATAGATACATTCACATAGGCTCTTCCACCACCATTcccctttttgttgcttttttaattttacctctGGCAGAGTACAGTATCTGAACAACTCTTTGTCTTCCTGGAAGTCCTGCACTTTATTAACTACTTTTTCAGACTGACCATACTGGGATCTCAGGGACTCGTCTTTCATAATCA
This region includes:
- the LOC143168246 gene encoding phytanoyl-CoA dioxygenase, peroxisomal-like → MEQLRKRSGPAARLDAILRHLSPRLGAAPAPTSVPTSAQVSAVPQPGRFCYTLDNDVLTTEQRQFYEDNGYLLIKKLVSDKDIERFRKEFMRICKKEVNPPGAMIMKDESLRSQYGQSEKVVNKVQDFQEDKELFRYCTLPEVLKYVECFTGPDIMAMHTMLINKLPDTDKQTFLHPMHQDLHYFPFRPADRIVCSWTAMERADQDNGCLVVQPGTHKEPLKPHGYPKWEGKANKLFHGLLDEDEKSPRVHLVMEKGDTVFFHPLLIHGSGINKTSGFRKSISCHFASSQCYYIDVKNTDQEHLEKEIVEIARKKYNMTSVELRDIWNFRARLVQGERINL